One region of Paramagnetospirillum magnetotacticum MS-1 genomic DNA includes:
- a CDS encoding ABC transporter ATP-binding protein — translation MLGISNVDKRYPNGLLALSGLNLDVAEGEILAIVGGSGCGKSTLLRLISGLDTPTTGTVTLDGTPVKEPRPEIGMVFQEPRLMPWLTIDQNVAFGIRHLPAEEQKARVSETLARVGLASHVGHWPRELSGGQAQRVALARALVGRPKVLLLDEPFSALDALTRGDLQDHLLDLWAYDRPTMILVTHDIEEALVLADRIVVMQPNPGRVRIEVTPPLARPRDRLDAEFLQWKYKLLGDLDHASRPPTGDESFPAVAI, via the coding sequence ATGCTCGGCATTTCCAATGTGGACAAGCGCTATCCCAACGGCCTGCTGGCCCTGTCCGGCCTGAATCTCGACGTGGCCGAGGGCGAGATCCTGGCCATCGTCGGCGGGTCGGGCTGCGGCAAGAGCACCTTGCTGCGCCTCATCTCCGGGCTGGACACGCCCACCACGGGAACCGTCACCCTGGACGGCACCCCGGTCAAGGAGCCGCGTCCCGAGATCGGCATGGTGTTTCAAGAACCCCGCCTGATGCCTTGGCTGACCATCGACCAGAACGTCGCCTTCGGCATCCGCCATCTGCCCGCCGAGGAGCAGAAAGCCCGCGTGTCGGAGACGCTGGCCCGCGTCGGTCTGGCGTCGCATGTGGGGCACTGGCCGCGCGAATTGTCGGGCGGGCAGGCCCAGCGCGTCGCCCTGGCCCGCGCCCTGGTGGGACGGCCCAAGGTGCTGTTGCTGGACGAGCCGTTCTCGGCGCTGGACGCGCTGACCCGCGGCGATTTGCAGGACCATCTGCTGGATCTGTGGGCCTATGACCGCCCCACCATGATCCTGGTGACCCACGACATCGAGGAGGCCCTGGTCCTGGCCGACCGTATCGTGGTGATGCAGCCCAATCCCGGCCGGGTGCGGATCGAGGTCACGCCGCCCCTGGCGCGGCCGCGCGATCGCCTGGATGCCGAGTTCTTGCAGTGGAAGTATAAACTCTTGGGCGATTTGGACCATGCCAGCCGTCCGCCCACCGGCGACGAATCCTTCCCCGCCGTAGCCATCTGA
- the acs gene encoding acetate--CoA ligase, protein MSDLFPVPPDFAARAHVDAAAYENLYGRSLDDNQGFWREQAGFLDWIKPFTKVSDTRFDPDDLRIRWFADGTLNASVNCIDRHLPAKADLPAILWEGDASDERRTVTWGQLSDRVNRLANVLKSLGVAKGDVVTIYLPVIPEAFVAMMACVRIGAVHSVVFSGFSAEALANRIADAGAKVLITADEGKRGGRAVPLKRNADEALTSQPGVAHVVVVRRTGAPVPFSPGRDLWYEDALAAAQPWCEPVEVGAEDPLFILYTSGSTGKPKGLVHTTGGYLVHAGTSWKTIFDWHPGDVFWCTADVGWVTAHTYKIYGPLLNGATSVLFEGVPTWPDSSRWWSIIERYRVAIFYTAPTALRSLMREGEGPVRRHDLSSLRVLGSVGEPINPEAWRWYHSVIGAGRCPIVDTYWQTETGAVLLVPIPGAIPNKPGMAAKPYFGIRPVVVDAQGNRLDGVAEGNMCFEGSWPGQARTILHDHERFIRTYFAPYPGLFFTGDGVRRDEDGYYRISGRVDDVINVSGHRLGTVELESAISSHRAVAESAVVGFPHDLKGQGVFAYVTLKDGITESEELRKELVAWVRARIGPIASPDVIQWAPALPKNRAGKILRRILAKVAANDFENFGDTSTVADPAVVGDIVQSRKDTLEREQV, encoded by the coding sequence ATGTCCGATCTTTTTCCGGTTCCCCCGGATTTCGCCGCCCGCGCCCATGTGGATGCGGCGGCCTATGAAAATCTCTATGGGCGATCCCTGGACGACAACCAGGGGTTCTGGCGCGAACAAGCGGGCTTCCTCGACTGGATCAAGCCGTTTACGAAGGTCAGCGACACCAGATTCGATCCCGATGATCTGCGCATCCGCTGGTTCGCCGACGGCACATTGAACGCCTCGGTCAATTGCATCGACCGCCACCTTCCCGCCAAGGCCGACCTGCCCGCCATTCTGTGGGAAGGTGACGCGTCGGATGAGCGCCGCACCGTCACCTGGGGCCAATTGTCCGACCGGGTCAACCGGCTGGCCAATGTGCTGAAGAGCCTGGGCGTGGCCAAGGGCGACGTGGTCACCATCTATCTGCCGGTGATCCCCGAGGCCTTCGTCGCCATGATGGCCTGCGTGCGCATCGGCGCCGTCCATTCGGTGGTGTTTTCCGGTTTTTCCGCCGAGGCCCTGGCCAACCGCATCGCCGATGCCGGTGCCAAAGTGCTGATCACCGCCGACGAGGGCAAGCGCGGCGGGCGGGCTGTGCCCTTGAAGCGCAATGCCGATGAGGCTCTGACCTCTCAGCCCGGTGTCGCCCATGTGGTGGTGGTGCGCCGCACCGGCGCCCCCGTGCCCTTCTCGCCGGGCCGCGATCTTTGGTACGAGGACGCCCTGGCCGCCGCCCAGCCCTGGTGCGAGCCGGTGGAGGTGGGAGCGGAGGACCCGCTGTTCATCCTTTACACCTCCGGCTCCACCGGCAAACCCAAGGGCCTTGTCCACACCACCGGCGGCTATCTGGTTCATGCGGGCACCAGTTGGAAGACCATCTTCGACTGGCATCCGGGCGATGTGTTCTGGTGCACCGCCGATGTAGGCTGGGTCACGGCCCACACCTATAAGATCTACGGACCGCTGCTGAACGGTGCCACCAGCGTGTTGTTCGAGGGCGTGCCCACATGGCCGGATTCCTCGCGCTGGTGGTCGATCATCGAGCGCTACCGGGTCGCCATCTTCTACACCGCGCCCACCGCGCTGCGCTCCCTGATGCGCGAGGGCGAAGGGCCCGTGCGGCGCCACGACCTCTCCAGCCTGCGGGTCCTGGGTTCGGTGGGCGAGCCCATCAACCCGGAAGCCTGGCGTTGGTACCATTCGGTGATCGGCGCCGGGCGCTGCCCCATCGTCGACACCTATTGGCAGACCGAGACCGGAGCGGTGCTGCTGGTGCCCATTCCCGGCGCCATTCCCAACAAGCCGGGCATGGCGGCCAAGCCCTATTTCGGCATCCGCCCCGTGGTGGTCGATGCGCAAGGCAACCGCCTGGACGGCGTGGCCGAGGGCAATATGTGCTTCGAAGGCTCGTGGCCGGGACAGGCGCGCACTATTCTCCACGACCACGAACGCTTCATCCGGACCTATTTCGCCCCCTATCCGGGCCTGTTCTTCACCGGCGACGGGGTGCGCCGTGACGAGGACGGCTATTACCGCATCAGCGGCCGGGTGGACGACGTCATCAACGTCTCGGGCCACCGGCTGGGTACGGTGGAGCTGGAAAGCGCCATCTCGTCGCACCGGGCCGTGGCGGAATCGGCGGTGGTCGGTTTTCCCCACGACTTGAAAGGCCAGGGCGTGTTCGCCTATGTCACACTCAAGGACGGCATCACCGAGTCCGAGGAATTGCGCAAGGAACTGGTGGCCTGGGTCCGCGCCCGTATCGGCCCCATCGCCAGCCCCGATGTGATCCAATGGGCCCCAGCCCTGCCCAAGAACCGGGCGGGCAAGATTTTGCGCCGCATCCTGGCCAAGGTGGCCGCCAACGATTTCGAGAATTTCGGTGACACCTCCACCGTTGCCGACCCCGCCGTCGTCGGCGACATTGTTCAAAGCCGTAAGGACACTCTTGAAAGGGAACAGGTATGA
- a CDS encoding aliphatic sulfonate ABC transporter substrate-binding protein: MLFSTLWTRTLRAGLTAAAALGLSGAAMAADKVEEIKIDYAYYNPVSLVLKDKGWLEQEFAKDGIKVRWVLSLGSNKALEFLNAKSLDFGSSAGAAALLARINGNPVKSVYVYSKPEWTALVTGKDSAIQKVADLKGKRVAATRGTDPHIFLTRTLAENGLTEKDVKIVLLQHQDGRLALAKGDVDAWAGLDPLMAQAELDDGARIFYRNADINTWGVLNTREDFIADHPELVSRVLAVYEKARAFAIANPAELKKTIVEQAKLNDAVAARQLERTDLSTAAIGERQKKTIEGAGIALQQAGVIPADVNVPSVAAALVDSSFVTKLGVK; the protein is encoded by the coding sequence ATGCTTTTTTCCACGCTTTGGACCCGTACCCTTCGCGCTGGCCTGACGGCGGCGGCGGCGCTCGGCCTGTCCGGGGCGGCCATGGCCGCCGACAAGGTCGAAGAGATCAAGATCGACTACGCCTATTACAATCCGGTCAGCCTGGTGCTGAAGGATAAGGGCTGGCTCGAGCAGGAATTCGCCAAGGACGGCATCAAGGTCCGCTGGGTTCTGTCCCTGGGCTCGAACAAGGCCCTGGAATTCCTCAACGCCAAAAGCCTTGATTTCGGCTCGTCGGCTGGCGCGGCAGCCCTGTTGGCCCGCATCAACGGCAACCCGGTGAAGTCCGTCTATGTCTATTCCAAGCCGGAATGGACCGCCCTGGTGACGGGCAAGGACTCGGCCATCCAGAAGGTTGCCGACCTCAAGGGCAAGCGCGTCGCCGCCACGCGGGGCACCGATCCCCACATCTTCCTGACCCGCACCCTGGCGGAAAACGGCCTGACCGAGAAGGACGTCAAGATCGTCCTGCTGCAGCATCAGGATGGCCGTCTTGCCCTGGCCAAGGGCGACGTGGACGCCTGGGCCGGTCTCGACCCGCTGATGGCCCAGGCCGAACTGGATGACGGCGCCCGCATCTTCTACCGCAATGCCGACATCAACACCTGGGGCGTTCTCAACACCCGCGAGGACTTCATCGCCGACCATCCGGAACTGGTCTCCCGCGTCCTGGCGGTCTACGAGAAGGCCCGCGCCTTCGCCATTGCCAACCCGGCCGAGTTGAAGAAGACCATCGTCGAGCAGGCCAAGCTCAATGACGCGGTCGCCGCCCGCCAGCTCGAGCGCACCGATCTGTCCACCGCCGCCATCGGCGAGCGCCAGAAGAAGACCATTGAGGGCGCCGGCATCGCCCTGCAGCAGGCGGGCGTCATTCCCGCCGACGTGAATGTTCCCTCCGTCGCCGCTGCCCTGGTAGACTCCAGCTTCGTTACCAAGCTGGGCGTGAAGTGA
- a CDS encoding MBL fold metallo-hydrolase — MSRSTLIHPLTEPPMHGHLLEVAPGVRWIRMPLPFALDHINLWVLDDGEGVVLVDTGLGNDVTKALWDEIFAGPLAGKAVNRLIATHFHPDHMGLSGWLCEKLGVDLTAMMREWLFGRMLWLEDSADFVANQLHYYTRIGLDAEQLEGVKERRNTYRSRIDVIPVRVIGIRHGDEMTIGGRIWRVIEGGGHSPEHACLYCEEAGLLISGDQVLPRISPIVGVWPQQPESEPLSLFLDALDRLRALPEDTFVLPSHGLPFQGLHTRIDDLKAHHAERLEKTLGACSEAVTAVQVLKVLFTRPLDAHQLGFATGETLAHLHHLMKLGSVVRTLDSNGVWRYRQA, encoded by the coding sequence GTGAGCCGTTCGACCCTGATCCATCCGCTGACCGAGCCTCCGATGCATGGGCATTTGCTGGAGGTGGCGCCGGGGGTGCGGTGGATTCGCATGCCGTTGCCCTTTGCCCTCGATCACATCAATCTGTGGGTTCTCGACGATGGCGAGGGTGTGGTGTTGGTCGATACCGGCCTGGGCAATGACGTCACCAAGGCCTTATGGGACGAGATCTTCGCCGGGCCGCTGGCCGGAAAGGCGGTCAACCGGCTGATCGCCACCCATTTCCATCCCGACCATATGGGCCTGTCCGGCTGGCTGTGCGAAAAGCTGGGGGTGGACCTTACCGCCATGATGCGCGAATGGCTGTTCGGCCGCATGCTCTGGCTGGAAGACAGTGCCGACTTTGTCGCCAACCAGCTTCATTACTACACCCGCATCGGTCTGGATGCCGAGCAGTTGGAGGGGGTCAAGGAACGGCGCAACACCTATCGCTCGCGCATCGACGTCATTCCGGTGCGCGTCATCGGCATCCGTCACGGTGACGAGATGACCATCGGCGGTCGCATCTGGCGGGTGATCGAGGGCGGAGGGCACTCGCCCGAGCATGCCTGCTTGTATTGCGAGGAAGCCGGGCTGCTGATTTCCGGCGATCAGGTTCTGCCGCGCATTTCGCCCATCGTCGGCGTCTGGCCGCAGCAGCCGGAATCCGAGCCGCTTTCCCTCTTTCTCGACGCCCTGGACCGTTTGCGTGCACTCCCCGAGGACACATTCGTTCTGCCGTCCCATGGCTTGCCGTTCCAGGGGCTTCATACCCGCATCGACGATCTCAAGGCCCATCATGCCGAGCGTCTGGAGAAGACTCTTGGGGCCTGCTCGGAGGCCGTCACAGCGGTTCAGGTGCTGAAGGTGCTGTTCACCCGCCCGTTGGACGCCCACCAGTTGGGCTTCGCCACGGGAGAGACCCTTGCCCATCTCCATCATCTGATGAAGCTGGGGAGCGTGGTGCGGACCTTGGATTCGAACGGGGTGTGGCGGTATCGGCAGGCCTAA
- a CDS encoding ABC transporter permease produces the protein MKTCAASSVEAALPSSKRPGFKWLLGFILPVGLALAWEVAVALKWADGRLLPTPSRVFTTLAALAKTGELTNHVLATLQRVALGFGFGVAAGTVLGAVSGYWSLARRLIDPTLQALRNIPSIAWVPMFILWFGIFETSKVILIAVGVFFPIYLSLSGAILGVDRKLVEVGRIFRFSHAEMITRILLPATLPAYVISLRSGLGLGWMFVVAAEFMGAEEGLGFLLVDGQQTGRPAVILASITAFAILGKITDWLLASASARFLTWQDSFKPAE, from the coding sequence GTGAAAACTTGCGCCGCCTCCTCCGTGGAGGCGGCGCTGCCGTCTTCCAAACGCCCCGGCTTCAAATGGCTGCTGGGCTTTATCCTGCCGGTCGGCCTGGCCCTGGCCTGGGAAGTGGCGGTCGCCCTGAAATGGGCCGATGGCCGCCTGCTGCCCACGCCGTCTCGGGTCTTCACCACCCTGGCCGCTCTGGCCAAGACCGGTGAACTGACCAATCACGTGCTGGCCACCTTGCAGCGTGTGGCGCTCGGCTTCGGGTTCGGGGTGGCGGCGGGCACAGTGCTGGGCGCCGTCAGCGGTTACTGGAGTCTGGCCCGGCGGCTGATCGACCCCACATTGCAGGCGCTGCGCAACATTCCCTCCATCGCCTGGGTGCCGATGTTCATCCTTTGGTTCGGCATCTTCGAGACCTCGAAGGTGATCCTCATCGCGGTGGGCGTGTTCTTTCCCATCTATCTCAGCCTGTCGGGCGCTATTCTGGGCGTGGACCGCAAGCTGGTGGAGGTCGGGCGCATCTTCCGCTTCAGCCATGCCGAGATGATCACCCGCATCCTGCTGCCCGCCACCCTGCCCGCCTACGTCATCTCTTTGCGGTCCGGCCTGGGGCTGGGCTGGATGTTCGTGGTCGCCGCCGAGTTCATGGGCGCCGAGGAGGGCCTGGGCTTCCTGCTGGTCGATGGCCAGCAGACCGGACGTCCGGCGGTGATCCTGGCATCCATTACCGCCTTCGCCATCCTGGGCAAGATCACCGACTGGCTGCTGGCCTCGGCCTCGGCCCGGTTCCTGACCTGGCAAGATTCCTTCAAGCCGGCGGAGTAG
- a CDS encoding polyprenyl synthetase family protein translates to MSSRLTEALTVVSQAVNSELDRLLPVSESPDSRVHEAMRYSTLDGGKRLRPFLVMQSASLFNVAESAAIRVACAIEMIHCYSLVHDDLPCMDDDDLRRGRPTCHKAFDEATALLAGDALLTKAFEVLVNPATHADPAVRCELVADLAHASGGQGMVGGQMIDLQAHTLDLDVAGITRLQQLKTGRLFSFSCEAGAVLGKAHGELRLALRNYAHDLGLAFQIADDILDVEGDVAEVGKRLNKDADAGKATFVSLLGLERAKSQADMLAEQACRHLDPFGEKADLMRDVARFVVRRRS, encoded by the coding sequence ATGTCTTCGCGCCTCACCGAGGCTCTGACCGTCGTCAGCCAGGCCGTCAATTCCGAGTTGGATCGCCTGTTGCCGGTTTCCGAATCCCCCGATTCCCGGGTTCACGAGGCCATGCGCTATTCCACACTGGATGGCGGCAAGCGTCTTCGCCCCTTTCTGGTGATGCAGTCCGCCAGCCTGTTCAATGTGGCGGAAAGCGCCGCCATCCGCGTAGCCTGCGCCATCGAGATGATCCACTGCTATTCGCTGGTTCACGACGACCTGCCCTGCATGGATGATGACGACCTGCGCCGCGGCCGTCCCACCTGCCACAAGGCCTTCGACGAGGCCACCGCCCTGCTGGCTGGCGACGCCCTGCTGACCAAGGCCTTCGAGGTGCTGGTCAATCCCGCCACCCATGCCGATCCGGCTGTGCGCTGCGAACTGGTGGCCGATCTGGCCCACGCCTCGGGCGGCCAGGGCATGGTCGGCGGCCAGATGATCGACCTTCAGGCCCATACCCTGGACCTGGACGTGGCGGGCATCACCCGCCTGCAGCAGTTGAAGACCGGCCGGCTGTTCTCGTTCTCCTGCGAGGCGGGCGCCGTCCTGGGCAAGGCCCATGGCGAGCTGCGGCTGGCGCTTCGCAATTACGCCCATGACCTGGGTCTGGCCTTCCAGATCGCCGACGACATCCTCGACGTGGAAGGTGACGTGGCCGAGGTGGGCAAGCGCCTGAACAAGGACGCCGATGCCGGAAAGGCGACCTTCGTGTCGCTGTTGGGCCTCGAGCGCGCCAAGTCCCAGGCGGACATGCTGGCCGAACAGGCCTGCCGCCATCTTGATCCTTTCGGCGAGAAGGCCGATCTGATGCGGGACGTGGCCCGCTTCGTCGTTCGCCGCCGTTCGTGA
- a CDS encoding OsmC family protein has translation MNADELRSLQAPLKDSYKSTPDVAKITLKSKGELDSDDVVCRVETGRALVEAGLHPATGGTGAFACSGNMLLDALVACAGVTLKAVAIAIEFDLKGGTVSAEGDLDFRGTLGVAKDAPVGFGEIRLTFDLETSESKERIDQLTKLTERYCVVFQTLAKPPVLALTVKSHG, from the coding sequence ATGAACGCCGATGAATTGCGCAGCCTTCAGGCACCGCTCAAGGACAGCTACAAATCCACCCCTGACGTGGCCAAGATCACCCTGAAATCCAAGGGCGAGCTGGATTCCGACGATGTGGTTTGCCGCGTCGAGACTGGCCGCGCCCTGGTGGAAGCCGGGCTGCACCCGGCCACTGGCGGCACCGGCGCCTTCGCCTGTTCCGGCAATATGCTGCTGGACGCCCTGGTGGCCTGCGCTGGCGTCACCTTGAAGGCGGTGGCCATCGCCATCGAGTTCGACCTGAAAGGCGGCACCGTCTCGGCCGAGGGCGACCTGGATTTCCGCGGCACACTGGGCGTCGCAAAGGACGCGCCGGTGGGCTTTGGCGAGATTCGTCTGACCTTCGACCTGGAGACCTCCGAGTCCAAGGAGCGCATCGACCAACTGACCAAGCTGACCGAACGCTATTGCGTGGTGTTCCAGACCCTGGCCAAGCCGCCGGTCCTGGCGTTGACCGTGAAAAGCCATGGCTGA
- a CDS encoding trans-sulfuration enzyme family protein yields the protein MAEDSRRPETLAAHAMGRIDGATGAVIPPIHPSATYERDADLGYSRGRCYSRADNPSYDAAADTLTALEGGAQTLLFASGMAAATAVFQALEPGDHVLIPEVMYWALRGWLHGFATRWGLRVEAVDTSDLDEVRRALRPGLTRLIWVESPANPLWVISDIAALAQLAHEAGARLAVDSTIATPVLTRPLELGADLVMHSATKYLNGHSDVVAGTLTTKVKDDPWARIKAVQTQIGGVLGPFEAWLLQRGLRTLFARVRWQCTSALDLAQRLSAHPNVAEVLYPGLPGFAGHETASRQMKGGFGGMLSIRVKGGREAAIATAAATQVWTRATSLGGVESLIEHRASMEGADSPVPDDLLRLSVGLEAVDDLYNDLSQALGL from the coding sequence ATGGCTGAGGACAGCAGGAGGCCGGAGACCCTGGCGGCGCACGCCATGGGGCGGATCGACGGGGCGACGGGGGCGGTCATTCCCCCCATCCATCCGTCGGCCACCTATGAGCGCGACGCCGATCTGGGTTACTCCAGAGGCCGCTGCTATTCCCGCGCCGACAATCCCTCCTACGACGCTGCCGCCGACACGCTGACCGCGTTGGAAGGTGGCGCCCAGACCCTGCTGTTCGCGTCCGGCATGGCCGCCGCCACGGCGGTGTTCCAGGCGCTGGAGCCCGGTGACCATGTGCTGATCCCTGAGGTGATGTATTGGGCGCTGCGCGGCTGGCTGCACGGCTTTGCCACGCGGTGGGGGCTGCGCGTGGAGGCGGTGGACACCTCCGATCTGGACGAGGTCCGCCGCGCCTTGCGGCCCGGCCTCACCCGGCTGATCTGGGTGGAAAGCCCGGCAAATCCGCTATGGGTGATCAGCGACATCGCTGCCCTGGCCCAACTGGCCCACGAAGCGGGGGCCCGCCTGGCCGTGGATTCCACCATCGCCACGCCGGTCTTGACCCGGCCGCTGGAATTGGGCGCCGATCTGGTGATGCATTCGGCCACCAAATACCTCAACGGCCATTCAGACGTGGTGGCCGGCACGCTCACCACCAAGGTCAAGGACGATCCCTGGGCCAGGATCAAGGCCGTCCAGACCCAGATCGGCGGCGTGCTGGGACCGTTCGAAGCCTGGCTGCTGCAGCGCGGATTGCGCACCCTGTTTGCCCGCGTGCGCTGGCAGTGCACCTCGGCCCTGGATTTGGCCCAGCGCCTGTCCGCCCATCCCAATGTGGCTGAGGTGCTTTATCCCGGTCTTCCCGGCTTCGCAGGCCATGAGACCGCCAGCCGCCAGATGAAAGGCGGCTTCGGCGGTATGCTGTCCATCCGGGTCAAGGGTGGCCGCGAGGCCGCCATCGCCACCGCCGCCGCCACCCAGGTCTGGACTCGGGCCACATCCCTGGGCGGCGTGGAAAGCCTGATCGAACACCGCGCCAGCATGGAAGGGGCCGACTCGCCCGTGCCGGATGACCTGTTGCGGTTGTCCGTGGGGCTCGAGGCGGTGGACGACCTTTACAATGACCTGAGCCAAGCCCTCGGTCTATGA
- a CDS encoding ArsR/SmtB family transcription factor → MELEKLQESARRASALLKAMSNEHRLMILCQLLPGEKSVGELERIIGLSQSALSQHLARLRRDTLVTTRRQAQTIFYSLAGVEARAVIDTLYGLYCQPEGGCAG, encoded by the coding sequence ATGGAATTGGAAAAACTTCAGGAAAGCGCCCGCCGGGCCAGCGCCTTGCTGAAGGCCATGAGCAACGAACACCGCCTGATGATTCTGTGTCAGCTGCTTCCCGGCGAGAAGTCGGTGGGCGAGCTCGAGCGCATCATCGGCCTCAGCCAGTCGGCGCTGTCGCAGCATCTGGCCCGCCTGCGCCGCGACACCCTGGTCACCACCCGGCGCCAGGCCCAGACCATTTTCTATTCCCTGGCCGGGGTCGAGGCCCGCGCGGTGATCGACACCCTGTATGGTCTGTACTGCCAGCCCGAGGGTGGCTGCGCCGGTTAG
- the dxs gene encoding 1-deoxy-D-xylulose-5-phosphate synthase — MTPPPATGKPKSSLLDGVSSPADIRDFSIEELEQLTYEVRQEMIQSVSFTGGHLGAGLGVAELTVAIHHIFDTPRDRLIWDVGHQAYPHKILTGRRQRMRTMRQGGGLSGFTRRSESEYDPFGAGHSSTSISAALGMAVARDLKGATNNVIAVIGDGAMSAGQAYEAMNNAGAAGSRLIVILNDNDMSIAPPVGALSAHLSRLLSSPSYHSLRHLVKDLAHLLPPPLERAVGRAEEYARGMVSGGGTLFEELGFYYVGPIDGHNFEHLLPVLKNVRDSEETRPVLLHVVTKKGRGYPPAEAAADKYHGVGRFDVLTGQLEKPKANAPSYTSVFAKALIAEAEVDDRVVAITAAMPGGTGLDKFGDRFPARTFDVGIAEQHAVTFAGGLATEGFKPFCAIYSSFLQRAYDQVQHDVVLQKLPVRFAIDRAGLVGADGATHAGSYDMAFLGCLPDIVIMCPSDEAELMHAVATAVAIDDRPSAFRYPRGEGVGVELPERGTVMPIGKGRVVREGNRVAILSLGTRLAEVLKAADDLTARGLAPTVVDARFMKPLDEELILRMAREHEMLVTVEEGSVGGFASHVLHLLASKGALDRGLKVRPLALPDVFVEHDAPMIQYEKIGLNASGIVATVLATLGETRSMVSA, encoded by the coding sequence ATGACTCCCCCCCCCGCCACCGGTAAGCCCAAGTCGTCCCTTCTTGACGGCGTGTCGAGCCCGGCCGATATCCGCGACTTCTCCATCGAGGAGCTGGAGCAGCTGACCTATGAGGTCCGTCAGGAGATGATCCAGTCGGTCTCCTTCACCGGCGGCCATCTGGGGGCCGGTCTGGGAGTCGCCGAACTGACCGTGGCGATCCACCACATTTTCGATACGCCGCGCGACCGTCTGATCTGGGATGTGGGCCATCAGGCCTATCCCCACAAGATCCTGACCGGACGCAGGCAGCGCATGCGCACCATGCGCCAGGGCGGGGGTCTGTCGGGCTTCACCCGCCGGTCGGAAAGCGAGTACGACCCCTTCGGCGCCGGGCATTCCTCCACCTCCATCTCGGCGGCGCTGGGCATGGCCGTGGCCCGCGACCTCAAGGGCGCCACCAACAACGTCATCGCGGTGATCGGCGACGGCGCCATGAGCGCCGGTCAGGCCTATGAGGCCATGAACAATGCCGGTGCGGCGGGCTCGCGCCTGATCGTCATCCTCAACGACAACGACATGTCCATCGCGCCGCCGGTGGGCGCGCTGTCGGCCCATCTGTCACGCCTGCTGTCGTCGCCGTCCTATCACTCGCTGCGCCATCTGGTGAAGGATCTGGCCCATCTGCTGCCCCCTCCTCTCGAACGGGCCGTTGGCCGCGCCGAGGAATATGCCCGCGGCATGGTCTCGGGCGGCGGCACCTTGTTCGAGGAATTGGGCTTTTATTACGTGGGCCCCATCGACGGCCACAATTTCGAGCATCTGCTGCCCGTTCTGAAGAACGTGCGCGATTCCGAGGAAACCCGGCCGGTCCTGCTGCATGTGGTGACCAAGAAGGGCCGCGGCTATCCCCCGGCCGAGGCCGCCGCGGACAAGTATCACGGCGTCGGCCGCTTTGACGTGCTGACCGGTCAGTTGGAAAAGCCCAAGGCCAATGCGCCGTCCTATACCTCGGTCTTCGCCAAGGCGCTGATCGCCGAGGCGGAGGTGGATGACCGCGTGGTCGCCATCACCGCCGCCATGCCGGGCGGCACCGGTCTCGACAAGTTCGGCGACCGTTTCCCGGCGCGGACCTTCGACGTGGGCATCGCCGAACAGCATGCGGTGACCTTCGCTGGCGGTCTGGCCACCGAGGGCTTCAAGCCGTTCTGCGCCATCTACTCCTCCTTCCTGCAGCGCGCCTATGATCAGGTGCAGCATGACGTGGTGCTGCAGAAACTTCCCGTGCGCTTCGCCATCGACCGCGCCGGTCTGGTGGGCGCCGACGGCGCCACCCATGCGGGCTCCTACGACATGGCCTTCCTGGGCTGCCTGCCCGACATCGTCATCATGTGCCCGTCGGACGAGGCGGAACTGATGCACGCGGTGGCCACCGCCGTCGCCATCGACGACCGTCCCTCGGCCTTCCGCTATCCGCGCGGCGAGGGCGTGGGCGTCGAACTGCCCGAACGCGGCACGGTGATGCCCATTGGCAAGGGCCGCGTGGTGCGCGAAGGCAACCGGGTCGCCATCCTGTCGCTGGGCACCCGCTTGGCCGAAGTGCTGAAGGCCGCCGACGATCTGACCGCCCGCGGGCTTGCCCCCACCGTGGTCGATGCCCGCTTCATGAAGCCGCTGGACGAGGAGCTGATTCTTCGCATGGCGCGCGAACACGAAATGCTGGTCACCGTCGAAGAAGGTTCGGTGGGCGGCTTCGCCAGCCATGTACTCCATCTGCTGGCGTCCAAGGGCGCCCTGGACCGCGGCCTCAAGGTTCGCCCTCTGGCTCTTCCCGACGTCTTCGTCGAGCATGATGCCCCGATGATCCAGTACGAGAAGATCGGCCTCAATGCTTCGGGCATCGTGGCCACGGTGCTTGCCACCCTTGGGGAAACCCGTTCCATGGTCAGCGCCTGA